One Sodalinema gerasimenkoae IPPAS B-353 DNA segment encodes these proteins:
- a CDS encoding putative PEP-binding protein, protein MIVFPPIRPEDEQSVTINRTAIANPQNFVADVFQLTASERVPRQWLGDRAYHLSQLATRQEPILPGVVVSGRLLRDIWQKTPWREPLVAELSHSTLHLQTNDARQLQSLAQQISQALLEVELAEVHLEALVQETQHLNANSFIFHPSLYIDRAQAADSSQDPSAELVALLNSHVSRGDRTSLSQTLKQSWAELFRARSLLYWQRAGIPLEQINLAILIQPLQPTLASGLLNLRSPWIDITATRGLPQTLSNGYTHPERYRLEADRGVIHQQELGNPFCYYHLDSTSGAIEWVAINPEELEIPVLNSQHLLTLHQQSQRLQPYAGDEADLEWVLTHPNPDVAPTWYISQYYPQGSPNLRWPNPANVQEQKTSSPFQRQGIAASSGQAHGVVSLLDDVAKLPLAQTETPNQILVVPYFEPQDAPPCAHIVGLITEGGSRTSHGAIWARELGIPAVMGVAGITAQVTSGQRIYLDGDRGQVHLDPPQTTPLSDSSSPLSSPPTVMSQTPIIHGTQLFLSVSQPHLAPYLAQLPVDGVGLIRSELLAQSLALTQASPRERLQQLSEGLITMAKAFAPRPLYYRSWDGGRPGDALGLRGTLAYRQDATRFEEELTALAQVREAGYDNVHLILPFVRSVGEFKEANQRIQQQGLDPSHGFQCWLMAEVPSVAVLLEDYVQAGVQGIAIGSHDLSQLILGIDRDDPQVADQFDLTHPAVLEAIARLARSARQLKIPCTLCADSLPPESRDRTLEAFVRCGVTGLSVSQEHLESQAWAIARAEWRLLLDGFWGGREQGGEGSRQ, encoded by the coding sequence GTGATCGTTTTTCCTCCAATTCGACCCGAAGATGAACAGAGCGTTACAATCAACAGGACGGCGATCGCAAACCCCCAGAACTTCGTGGCTGACGTTTTCCAACTCACCGCCTCCGAGCGTGTTCCCCGACAGTGGTTAGGGGATCGTGCCTATCACCTCAGTCAGCTAGCCACTCGTCAGGAGCCGATTTTGCCCGGAGTGGTGGTCTCAGGCAGATTGCTGCGGGACATTTGGCAAAAAACGCCTTGGCGCGAGCCGTTGGTTGCTGAACTCTCCCACAGCACCCTACATCTACAGACCAATGATGCCCGTCAACTTCAGTCCCTGGCCCAACAGATTAGTCAGGCCCTGTTAGAGGTGGAACTGGCGGAGGTCCATCTAGAGGCTCTAGTTCAGGAAACGCAGCATCTCAACGCCAACTCCTTTATCTTTCATCCCTCCTTATACATTGATAGGGCCCAGGCAGCCGACTCCTCACAGGACCCCTCGGCGGAGCTAGTTGCCCTGCTTAATAGCCATGTCAGTCGTGGCGATCGCACCAGCCTCAGCCAAACCCTCAAACAATCCTGGGCTGAACTCTTCCGGGCCCGTAGTCTTCTCTATTGGCAACGAGCCGGGATTCCCCTAGAACAGATTAATTTAGCCATCCTCATCCAACCCCTTCAGCCGACTCTAGCCTCGGGACTCCTGAACCTGCGATCGCCTTGGATAGACATCACCGCCACACGGGGTCTCCCCCAAACTCTCAGCAACGGCTATACCCATCCCGAACGCTATCGCCTAGAGGCCGATAGGGGTGTCATTCATCAACAGGAGTTGGGCAATCCCTTCTGTTATTACCACCTCGACTCAACGTCAGGGGCGATTGAATGGGTGGCCATCAACCCCGAGGAACTCGAAATTCCTGTCCTCAACTCCCAACACCTGCTAACGCTACATCAGCAGAGTCAACGCTTACAACCCTATGCGGGGGACGAGGCAGATCTCGAATGGGTCTTAACCCACCCCAACCCTGATGTTGCCCCCACCTGGTACATCAGCCAATATTATCCCCAAGGCAGCCCCAATTTGAGGTGGCCCAACCCCGCCAATGTCCAAGAACAGAAGACCAGTTCGCCCTTTCAGCGGCAAGGGATTGCGGCTTCGAGTGGTCAAGCTCATGGTGTGGTGTCCTTATTAGACGATGTAGCTAAGCTGCCGCTGGCCCAAACCGAGACCCCAAATCAAATCTTAGTGGTTCCTTACTTTGAGCCACAAGATGCTCCCCCATGTGCTCATATTGTGGGCTTAATTACTGAGGGAGGAAGCCGCACCAGTCATGGGGCGATTTGGGCGCGGGAGTTGGGCATTCCTGCCGTCATGGGAGTGGCGGGGATTACCGCTCAAGTGACCTCTGGGCAACGGATTTATCTCGATGGCGATCGCGGCCAGGTTCATCTTGACCCCCCGCAGACAACTCCCCTCAGCGACTCCTCCTCTCCTCTATCCTCCCCCCCAACTGTGATGTCCCAGACCCCTATCATCCATGGAACCCAACTCTTCCTCTCGGTTAGTCAACCCCATCTAGCTCCCTACTTGGCTCAACTCCCCGTGGATGGTGTGGGCTTAATCCGTTCAGAATTGTTGGCTCAGAGTCTCGCCCTAACTCAAGCCTCCCCCAGGGAGCGTCTGCAACAACTCAGCGAAGGTCTAATAACCATGGCTAAGGCCTTTGCCCCTCGTCCCTTGTATTATCGCAGTTGGGATGGGGGACGACCTGGTGATGCCCTCGGCTTACGGGGAACCCTAGCCTACCGCCAGGATGCCACTCGCTTTGAGGAAGAACTCACGGCCCTGGCCCAGGTGCGGGAAGCGGGATATGACAATGTTCATTTAATTTTGCCTTTTGTCCGTTCCGTGGGGGAATTTAAGGAGGCGAACCAACGCATTCAGCAGCAGGGGTTAGATCCCTCCCATGGATTTCAATGTTGGCTGATGGCGGAAGTTCCCTCGGTGGCGGTGTTGCTGGAGGACTATGTGCAAGCGGGGGTGCAGGGAATTGCCATTGGGAGTCATGATCTCAGTCAACTGATTCTCGGGATCGATCGCGATGATCCTCAGGTGGCCGATCAGTTTGACCTCACTCATCCGGCAGTGTTGGAGGCGATCGCCCGTTTGGCTCGTTCTGCCCGGCAACTTAAGATTCCCTGTACCCTCTGTGCCGATTCCCTCCCCCCGGAGTCCCGCGATCGCACCCTGGAGGCGTTTGTCCGTTGCGGGGTGACGGGGTTATCTGTGAGCCAGGAACATCTGGAGAGTCAAGCTTGGGCGATCGCCCGGGCGGAATGGCGATTGCTTTTGGATGGTTTTTGGGGGGGAAGGGAACAGGGGGGAGAAGGCAGTAGGCAGTAG
- a CDS encoding PEP-CTERM sorting domain-containing protein gives MKTMTTLTQTTLTLTAGAVIALGGLVVGANPAVAGPLNPINDFGETQDDFGKGSGKDCQTVECSLQSELDFYTTDGPGINVYDFLSQQYFPTSSILSTLMFEIAGFKDYNRFGVYSKDDPTNLIEIFSGPDSGVLSKALTQKQMASLGSHFGFYLTNKNDKTFYTEHALNHKGNQHAVIYGGNNSTFNINGSEINFLPGDFIIAFEDLEEGRRYADWDYQDMVVHVRMASVPEPSLLLGLGAMAGSLFATRKRKRS, from the coding sequence ATGAAGACGATGACAACTTTAACCCAAACAACCTTGACCCTAACTGCCGGCGCTGTGATCGCCCTAGGTGGATTGGTGGTGGGCGCGAACCCCGCCGTTGCGGGCCCTCTTAACCCCATTAATGATTTTGGTGAGACCCAGGATGATTTCGGTAAAGGCTCCGGGAAGGACTGCCAGACCGTTGAGTGCAGTTTGCAGTCGGAGTTAGATTTTTACACAACCGACGGCCCCGGAATTAATGTTTATGACTTTTTGTCTCAACAATATTTCCCCACCAGCAGTATCCTCTCAACGCTGATGTTTGAAATTGCTGGATTCAAGGACTACAACCGTTTTGGTGTTTATTCCAAGGATGATCCAACGAATCTGATTGAAATTTTTAGTGGCCCTGATAGTGGTGTTTTATCCAAAGCACTTACCCAAAAACAGATGGCTAGTTTGGGTAGCCATTTCGGCTTCTATCTGACCAACAAAAACGATAAAACCTTCTATACGGAACATGCCCTGAATCATAAAGGTAATCAACATGCTGTCATTTATGGCGGCAATAACAGTACCTTTAACATCAACGGCAGCGAAATCAACTTTCTTCCCGGTGACTTCATTATTGCCTTTGAAGACTTAGAAGAAGGTCGCCGATATGCAGACTGGGATTACCAAGATATGGTCGTCCACGTCAGAATGGCATCTGTCCCTGAGCCTTCTCTTCTCCTCGGCTTAGGAGCGATGGCTGGCTCTCTATTTGCAACCCGCAAACGCAAACGTAGCTAG
- a CDS encoding ComF family protein: protein MVRLLDSVLDLFLRSNCPLCNRPLQGDALCVACQRRLQDCRQPKRFQQWQGTPPLFAWGTYQGSLKRAIAVLKYENQPQLARPLGHLMGDAWRQSPGLPKSLVVVPIPMHPEKQRQRGFNQAERLARYFCHLTGFPLADKGLKRVKNTEALFRLTPQQRQQTLRRAIALGESFQRRPPRHPVLLFDDIYTTGTTTGEAIALLTQHQIPVAGVAVLAKTQGPSSLGFRP from the coding sequence ATGGTGCGTCTGCTGGATTCCGTTCTCGACCTCTTTTTACGATCCAACTGTCCCCTGTGCAATCGCCCCCTCCAGGGAGATGCCCTCTGTGTGGCCTGTCAACGCCGCCTCCAGGACTGTCGGCAGCCCAAACGGTTTCAGCAATGGCAGGGAACTCCCCCTCTGTTTGCCTGGGGAACTTACCAGGGCAGCCTGAAACGGGCGATCGCCGTCCTCAAATATGAAAATCAGCCTCAACTGGCCCGCCCCCTCGGTCATCTCATGGGCGACGCTTGGCGACAGTCCCCCGGTTTGCCGAAGTCCCTCGTCGTGGTTCCTATTCCCATGCACCCGGAAAAACAGCGTCAACGGGGCTTCAATCAAGCCGAACGCCTGGCGAGGTATTTTTGTCATTTAACGGGCTTTCCCTTAGCGGATAAGGGCTTGAAACGAGTTAAAAACACCGAAGCCCTATTCAGATTAACCCCCCAACAGCGTCAGCAAACCTTACGGCGCGCGATCGCCCTGGGGGAGTCATTCCAGCGTCGCCCTCCCCGTCATCCGGTGTTACTGTTCGATGATATCTATACCACCGGAACCACCACTGGCGAAGCGATCGCCCTGTTAACCCAGCATCAGATTCCCGTGGCTGGGGTGGCAGTTCTCGCCAAAACCCAGGGGCCCTCTAGTCTCGGTTTTCGTCCCTAA
- a CDS encoding phosphoglucomutase/phosphomannomutase family protein: MPFQINPIHFGTDGWRGTIAADFTFERVAQVAPVAAAVLERHYGQSARSRQVVVGYDRRFMAEDFAQLAADCLVAAGFDVLLSESYASTPAFSWAAHHYGALGAIVMTASHNPARYLGLKVKGAFGGSVSPEVTQEIEARLNSGEAVTAQEPGTLKTFDPWTDFCADLRTKVDIEGIRQVLQSGQLTVFADVMHGAAAGGLAKILDAPIQELNSDRDPLFGGGAPEPLPKNLAGLFEAIKSHRLNSQGLAVGLVFDGDGDRIAAVDSEGNFLSSQTLIPILMEHLAVRKGLSGQIVKTVSGSDLIPRLAKLYELPLLETPIGFKYIADIMLSQDVLLGGEESGGIGYNTHIPERDALLSALYVLEAVVQSGKGLGLLYRDLQEKTEFISMYDRIDLPLGSMAVRQALVDELEQHPPETIAQKAVESCQTTDGYKFRLQDGSWLLVRFSGTEPVLRLYCEGPSLEEVHQTLNWAQDWAQGVEASMA, encoded by the coding sequence ATGCCGTTTCAGATTAATCCGATCCACTTTGGCACTGATGGTTGGCGCGGAACCATTGCTGCTGATTTTACCTTTGAACGGGTGGCACAGGTGGCCCCAGTGGCGGCGGCTGTGTTAGAACGCCATTATGGCCAATCGGCGCGATCGCGTCAGGTGGTGGTGGGTTACGATCGCCGCTTTATGGCGGAGGATTTCGCGCAACTGGCGGCGGATTGTTTGGTGGCGGCGGGCTTTGATGTATTACTGTCTGAGTCCTATGCCTCCACCCCGGCCTTTAGTTGGGCGGCCCATCATTACGGGGCTTTAGGGGCGATTGTGATGACCGCCAGTCATAATCCGGCCCGCTATCTGGGCCTTAAGGTGAAAGGGGCCTTTGGGGGTTCGGTGTCGCCGGAGGTAACCCAGGAGATTGAGGCCCGGTTAAACTCTGGGGAAGCGGTAACGGCCCAAGAACCAGGAACCCTCAAGACATTTGACCCCTGGACTGACTTTTGTGCTGATTTACGCACCAAAGTGGATATTGAGGGGATTCGGCAAGTATTACAGTCGGGCCAGTTGACGGTGTTTGCGGATGTCATGCATGGGGCCGCCGCCGGAGGCTTGGCGAAGATTTTAGATGCCCCAATTCAGGAACTCAATAGCGATCGCGATCCCCTGTTTGGTGGCGGGGCCCCGGAACCCCTCCCCAAGAATCTGGCAGGGTTGTTTGAAGCTATTAAGAGTCATCGCCTTAATAGTCAGGGATTAGCCGTTGGCTTAGTCTTTGATGGGGACGGCGATCGCATTGCAGCGGTGGACAGTGAGGGGAATTTCCTCAGTTCCCAGACGCTCATCCCGATTCTCATGGAACATTTGGCGGTACGCAAGGGACTCTCGGGACAGATTGTCAAAACCGTCAGTGGGTCTGATTTGATTCCCCGTTTGGCTAAACTCTATGAGTTACCCCTGTTGGAAACCCCCATTGGCTTCAAATACATCGCCGATATCATGTTGAGCCAGGATGTGTTACTTGGTGGGGAAGAATCGGGGGGAATTGGCTATAACACCCATATTCCCGAACGAGATGCCTTATTGTCGGCATTATACGTCCTAGAGGCGGTGGTGCAATCGGGTAAAGGGTTAGGATTGCTCTACCGAGATTTACAGGAGAAAACGGAGTTTATCTCCATGTATGATCGCATTGATTTACCGTTAGGCAGTATGGCGGTGCGTCAGGCGTTGGTAGATGAGTTGGAACAGCATCCCCCGGAGACTATTGCCCAAAAAGCTGTTGAGAGTTGTCAAACCACCGATGGCTACAAGTTCCGCTTGCAAGATGGAAGCTGGCTATTGGTTCGCTTTAGTGGCACGGAACCGGTGTTACGTCTATATTGTGAGGGGCCGAGTCTGGAGGAGGTGCATCAAACCCTAAACTGGGCCCAGGATTGGGCCCAAGGGGTGGAAGCGTCTATGGCTTAG
- a CDS encoding calcium-binding protein has product MAGLNIALAEEDTLFSGTEADDTIVGSAGNHTIFGLAGNDLLAGGPGDDVLFGNEGDDSLFGGSGDDTLYGGPGNDYLSGDDGDDVIFGESGQNTIIGGQGNDSLVGGSGDDIIRGTEGNDTIFGTGGNNVLAGGPGEDVIVGGGGNDTILGGSGNDQIRGGSGNDLIYGQEGNNLISGNRGDDTLIGDDGDDTMFGGRGSDLIIGGPGNDYLSGDDGNDTIFGNAGNDTIVGGSGANVIYGGRGSDLILGGDGRNTIFGDDGNDTIFGNAGDDTIAGGDGDDIIRGGQGDDFLFGNQGDDTLFGDRGNDFLAGGQGNDYLVGGLGNNTLHGGAGADNFVLIDKPGFDLILDFNSAEEDRLLLGGLLTFEDIDVRQGTGLNVNDAVITRRESDSVIAILRGVPVANLTEDVFAPAITDVPVFDDIDDENGVDDDDEDTDPDANLTTTPRLRGAELLVANTSGVIGQVAALDAESFSVIGVETDTGDSLEDAVTIDDNGNITLTGDGVSAFDDNSTYLDISIETDAGNSGTVRVYGRIVDALDDPEIGNAEDISVGNGQDTIRIAAGTYDDPLTLSESVTLLGANAGTPGDENRGDESEITATVQVNANGVTLNGLRFTQGVDGDNTGNNLRILNNVFEEVGLSVRPDETRSGVQIRNNQFNAIDVFGISLSNLSDARVTGNVVDVVGTEANSDAIVADLLIGSTISDNTLNVAAGGGSGIQLSGTEDAENPLEDITLSGNTITGESGAGRGRTDGGITLRRGNFQNLLIQENTVSGFSGDNLTGSLLFTAGTVIPDAAQVQLLDNVFAADSPGFSVYVAATTSNIPSLRVGDNFSEPETALVAENVAAVENTEFLFS; this is encoded by the coding sequence ATGGCTGGACTGAATATTGCCCTAGCGGAAGAGGACACCCTGTTTAGCGGGACGGAAGCGGACGATACCATTGTCGGTAGTGCCGGTAACCATACGATTTTTGGCTTAGCCGGCAACGACCTTTTAGCAGGTGGACCCGGAGATGATGTGCTATTTGGGAACGAAGGGGACGACAGTCTCTTTGGGGGCAGCGGGGATGATACCCTCTATGGCGGCCCTGGCAACGACTACCTCTCGGGAGATGACGGCGATGATGTCATTTTCGGAGAGTCGGGACAAAACACCATTATTGGCGGTCAAGGGAATGACTCTCTCGTAGGCGGTAGCGGCGACGACATTATCCGAGGTACCGAGGGCAATGACACCATTTTTGGCACTGGGGGAAATAACGTCCTGGCTGGCGGCCCCGGTGAAGATGTCATCGTGGGAGGAGGTGGCAATGACACCATTTTGGGCGGTTCAGGGAATGACCAAATCCGGGGCGGCAGTGGCAACGATTTAATTTATGGGCAGGAGGGGAATAACCTAATTTCGGGTAATCGCGGTGATGATACCCTCATTGGTGATGATGGAGACGACACCATGTTTGGGGGACGCGGCAGCGATCTAATCATCGGCGGCCCTGGCAATGATTACCTCTCAGGGGATGATGGCAATGACACCATTTTTGGCAATGCCGGTAACGATACTATTGTTGGGGGTTCCGGGGCCAATGTGATCTATGGGGGGCGCGGCAGTGACTTGATTTTGGGGGGCGATGGCCGTAATACCATTTTTGGTGACGATGGCAATGACACCATTTTTGGCAATGCCGGTGACGATACCATTGCCGGAGGGGATGGCGACGATATCATTCGAGGGGGACAAGGGGATGACTTCCTGTTTGGTAATCAGGGGGATGATACCCTGTTCGGCGATCGCGGGAATGACTTCCTAGCTGGCGGCCAGGGCAATGATTACCTGGTGGGAGGCTTGGGGAACAACACCCTCCATGGGGGGGCCGGGGCAGATAATTTTGTGTTAATTGATAAACCGGGATTTGACCTGATTCTGGACTTTAATAGTGCTGAAGAGGATCGCCTACTCCTTGGGGGACTATTGACCTTTGAGGATATTGATGTTCGTCAGGGAACGGGGCTAAATGTTAATGATGCGGTGATTACTCGCCGCGAGTCAGATTCGGTCATTGCGATTCTTAGGGGGGTTCCTGTGGCGAACCTCACCGAGGATGTGTTTGCCCCAGCAATTACTGACGTTCCTGTTTTTGATGACATTGACGACGAGAATGGTGTAGATGATGATGACGAGGATACCGATCCCGATGCGAATCTCACCACAACCCCCCGACTGCGAGGGGCTGAATTACTGGTGGCTAACACCTCAGGGGTGATTGGCCAAGTAGCGGCCCTCGATGCAGAAAGCTTTAGTGTCATCGGCGTGGAAACGGATACTGGTGACAGTCTTGAGGACGCTGTGACCATTGATGACAATGGTAATATCACCCTAACTGGTGATGGGGTGAGTGCCTTTGACGATAACAGCACCTATTTGGATATTAGTATTGAAACGGATGCGGGTAACTCGGGTACGGTGCGGGTCTATGGTCGCATTGTTGATGCGTTGGATGACCCGGAAATTGGCAATGCGGAGGATATCAGCGTCGGTAATGGTCAGGATACGATCCGCATTGCAGCGGGGACGTATGATGATCCTCTGACGTTGTCCGAGTCCGTGACGTTACTCGGGGCTAATGCAGGAACCCCAGGGGACGAGAATCGAGGGGATGAGTCAGAGATTACGGCAACGGTTCAAGTGAATGCTAACGGGGTGACCCTCAATGGCTTGCGCTTTACCCAAGGGGTGGATGGAGATAACACCGGTAACAATCTGCGCATTCTCAATAATGTCTTTGAAGAGGTGGGACTCTCAGTGCGTCCCGATGAAACGCGCAGTGGTGTCCAAATTCGCAATAATCAGTTTAATGCCATTGATGTCTTTGGCATCAGTTTAAGCAATTTAAGCGATGCTCGGGTGACCGGGAACGTGGTGGATGTTGTGGGAACCGAGGCCAACAGTGATGCCATTGTGGCGGATTTGTTAATTGGCAGTACTATCTCTGACAATACCCTCAATGTCGCGGCTGGGGGCGGTTCAGGAATCCAACTCTCGGGGACGGAAGATGCTGAAAATCCTCTGGAGGATATCACCCTCTCGGGCAACACCATTACTGGAGAGTCAGGGGCGGGCCGAGGACGAACTGACGGCGGCATTACCCTGCGCAGGGGCAATTTCCAAAACTTGCTGATTCAAGAGAATACGGTGAGTGGCTTTAGTGGCGATAATTTAACCGGGTCATTGTTATTCACCGCCGGGACCGTGATTCCGGATGCGGCTCAGGTGCAGTTGTTAGATAATGTGTTTGCGGCTGACTCTCCTGGCTTCTCGGTCTATGTTGCGGCAACAACTAGCAATATCCCAAGTTTACGAGTGGGCGATAACTTCTCGGAACCGGAAACGGCTTTAGTGGCAGAGAATGTCGCAGCGGTGGAAAATACAGAGTTTTTGTTTAGTTAG
- a CDS encoding response regulator: MTPSPMMDDTFSQQHPLRILLAEDNLVNQKVLLRLLKRLGYEADVANNGLEAVEAVRHTVYDVILMDIQMPKMDGIKATERIFEEWSPPERPQVIAVTANVLPEYEEACEAVGMVGFVTKPVSLKTISEALSGCQMTERQPVE; encoded by the coding sequence TTGACTCCTTCCCCAATGATGGATGATACCTTTAGCCAGCAACACCCGTTACGCATACTTTTGGCGGAAGATAATCTCGTCAATCAAAAGGTGCTGTTACGGTTGTTGAAACGGTTAGGATATGAGGCGGATGTGGCGAATAATGGCCTAGAGGCGGTGGAGGCAGTTCGCCACACGGTCTATGATGTCATCTTGATGGATATCCAAATGCCTAAGATGGATGGGATTAAGGCAACGGAACGGATTTTTGAGGAATGGTCTCCTCCGGAACGTCCCCAGGTGATTGCGGTAACGGCGAATGTCCTGCCGGAATATGAGGAGGCCTGCGAGGCGGTGGGAATGGTGGGATTTGTCACGAAGCCGGTGAGTCTGAAAACGATCTCGGAGGCGTTGAGTGGTTGTCAGATGACGGAACGGCAACCGGTCGAATAA
- a CDS encoding ABC transporter ATP-binding protein — MTLASPPPSSYRQLLPYLRPHRRTIAAAIACTLGFTLFWPLLGWLAGRVAEYIGEGNVDGIAQLAAWSAVIFLVRGAVQYGQDALMAKAAFATAFDVRCQAYAHLQRLSLDYFATAKTGDLSYRLTEDVDRIGEVVNKVFHQFLPSVLQLVVVLGYMVWLNWQLTLATFVIAPVMAGLIGWFGDRLLQVSRRSQSQISNLASLLTELFAGMRLVQGFAAEEYANYRFSQAADLNRRTKYSAEQLKALQFVVVGFLEAMSVLLLFFLGAWQISQGNLTGGGFVSYIAAVAMLIDPISLVTSNYNEFKQGEASVDRIFELLNLQPSVQESPGAIALPPITGKLEFSGVCFAYTSPTHDTAEGNSSTESPTWILDQLNLLIHPGETVALVGASGAGKSTLINLIPRFYQPQRGQILLDGVDVSQVTLKSLRRQIGIVPQDTVLFAGTVAQNIAFGQEEFDIQQVRDAAQVANADEFISALPDGYFTLLGERGVTLSGGQRQRLAIARAVLLNPSILILDEATSALDSESEALVQEALERITCDRTVLIIAHRLATVRRADRILVMERGQLIESGTHPELLAANGRYAQFYAQQFH, encoded by the coding sequence TTGACCTTAGCCTCGCCGCCGCCATCGAGTTACCGACAACTTCTGCCTTATCTGCGTCCTCATCGCCGTACGATCGCCGCTGCGATCGCCTGTACCCTCGGATTTACCCTCTTTTGGCCCCTCCTCGGTTGGCTGGCAGGGCGGGTGGCTGAGTATATTGGGGAGGGCAATGTGGATGGAATTGCCCAGTTGGCGGCTTGGAGTGCCGTGATTTTTTTGGTGCGTGGGGCGGTTCAATATGGCCAGGATGCGTTGATGGCTAAGGCAGCATTTGCGACGGCGTTCGATGTCCGCTGTCAGGCCTATGCCCATCTACAACGCCTCAGTCTGGATTATTTTGCGACGGCGAAAACGGGGGATCTCTCCTATCGCCTCACGGAGGATGTCGATCGCATTGGGGAAGTGGTCAATAAGGTCTTTCACCAGTTCTTACCCAGTGTCTTGCAATTGGTTGTGGTTCTCGGCTATATGGTCTGGTTGAATTGGCAACTGACTCTGGCGACGTTTGTCATTGCCCCGGTGATGGCGGGGTTGATTGGCTGGTTTGGCGATCGCCTCTTGCAGGTGTCCCGTCGCAGTCAAAGCCAAATCTCGAATTTAGCCTCCTTACTGACGGAACTGTTCGCAGGAATGCGTTTAGTGCAGGGATTTGCGGCGGAAGAGTATGCGAATTATCGCTTCTCCCAAGCGGCGGATCTTAACCGACGCACGAAATACAGTGCTGAACAACTGAAGGCCCTTCAGTTTGTGGTGGTGGGGTTCCTCGAAGCCATGAGTGTGCTGTTGCTGTTCTTTCTGGGGGCCTGGCAAATCTCTCAGGGGAATCTCACGGGAGGCGGCTTTGTCAGCTATATTGCGGCGGTGGCCATGTTGATTGACCCGATTTCTCTGGTCACCAGCAATTACAATGAGTTCAAACAGGGGGAAGCCTCGGTCGATCGCATCTTTGAGTTGCTGAATCTTCAACCGTCCGTGCAGGAGTCCCCCGGGGCGATCGCCCTACCCCCCATTACGGGCAAATTGGAGTTTTCTGGGGTCTGTTTCGCCTATACCTCCCCCACTCATGACACCGCTGAGGGCAACTCTTCGACTGAGTCCCCCACTTGGATCTTAGATCAGCTCAATTTACTCATCCACCCTGGGGAAACCGTGGCCCTGGTGGGGGCTTCCGGGGCGGGAAAATCGACTCTCATCAATCTCATTCCTCGCTTCTATCAACCCCAACGGGGTCAGATTCTCCTGGATGGGGTGGATGTGAGTCAGGTGACGCTGAAGAGTTTACGCCGACAAATTGGCATTGTGCCTCAAGATACGGTCTTGTTTGCCGGAACCGTGGCCCAGAATATCGCCTTTGGCCAGGAGGAGTTTGATATTCAACAGGTGAGAGACGCGGCCCAGGTGGCGAATGCCGATGAGTTTATCTCGGCCCTCCCTGATGGCTATTTCACCCTCTTAGGGGAACGGGGGGTTACCCTCTCAGGGGGACAACGGCAACGGTTGGCGATCGCCCGGGCGGTGTTGCTCAATCCCAGTATCCTGATTTTAGATGAGGCCACCTCGGCCCTCGACTCAGAATCTGAGGCCCTGGTGCAAGAAGCCCTAGAACGGATTACCTGCGATCGCACCGTGTTGATTATCGCCCACCGCCTCGCCACCGTCCGCCGGGCTGATCGCATCCTGGTCATGGAACGAGGACAATTGATTGAGTCGGGAACCCACCCGGAACTCCTGGCCGCCAACGGCCGTTACGCTCAATTCTATGCCCAGCAGTTCCATTGA
- a CDS encoding DUF4112 domain-containing protein produces the protein MTSPLDSPPTENVDYDLPTVNRLRRLSYILDNSIPVPGTGYRIGIDPLLGLVPVWGDVAGAILSAYIVVNALKLGISRKVLLTMIYNILAETIIGVVPVLGNIFDATWKANMRNMRLLEGYIGSPNPGRKVSLGFVLLVVLGGLLLLVAGLVLMVLLLGWLIGQVWG, from the coding sequence ATGACTTCACCGCTGGACTCTCCGCCAACCGAGAACGTAGATTATGATCTGCCCACGGTGAATCGCCTCCGCCGTCTGAGTTACATTCTTGATAATTCCATTCCTGTTCCCGGGACGGGGTATCGCATTGGTATCGACCCGCTTTTGGGGTTAGTGCCGGTTTGGGGAGATGTCGCCGGGGCGATTTTGTCGGCCTATATTGTGGTGAATGCCCTGAAGCTGGGGATTTCCCGTAAGGTTCTGCTGACGATGATCTATAACATTCTGGCAGAGACCATTATTGGGGTGGTTCCGGTTTTGGGCAACATTTTTGATGCCACCTGGAAGGCGAATATGCGCAATATGCGGCTATTGGAGGGGTATATTGGCAGTCCTAATCCGGGTCGTAAGGTGAGTTTGGGCTTTGTGTTGTTGGTGGTTCTGGGGGGGCTGTTGTTGCTGGTGGCGGGATTGGTCTTGATGGTGCTTCTGTTGGGATGGTTGATTGGTCAGGTTTGGGGGTGA